The following are from one region of the Syntrophorhabdaceae bacterium genome:
- a CDS encoding ABC transporter ATP-binding protein translates to MGNIIEINDLKKYFPISSGFLKKRVRHLRAVDQVSFAIEEGETFGLVGESGCGKTTIGKILLKLYEPSGGSIRFKGEDATSL, encoded by the coding sequence AATCAATGATCTCAAGAAGTATTTCCCCATATCATCGGGTTTTCTCAAGAAAAGGGTGCGTCACTTGAGGGCTGTTGATCAGGTCTCCTTCGCCATTGAAGAAGGCGAGACCTTTGGTCTCGTCGGAGAGTCGGGGTGCGGCAAAACCACCATCGGCAAGATCCTGCTCAAGCTCTACGAGCCCTCGGGGGGCTCGATCCGATTTAAAGGCGAGGACGCGACCTCCTTGA